One genomic segment of Nocardioides cavernaquae includes these proteins:
- a CDS encoding BldC family transcriptional regulator: MAVEEDPLLTPAEVAGLFRVDPKTVTRWAQAGKISSIRTLGGHRRFRESEVKALLEAASEEE, translated from the coding sequence ATGGCTGTCGAAGAAGATCCGCTGCTGACGCCGGCGGAAGTTGCGGGTCTGTTCCGCGTGGACCCGAAGACCGTGACCCGCTGGGCACAGGCCGGAAAGATCAGCTCGATCCGGACTCTCGGTGGTCATCGCCGGTTCCGCGAGTCGGAGGTCAAGGCGCTGCTGGAGGCCGCTTCCGAGGAGGAGTGA
- a CDS encoding Glu/Leu/Phe/Val dehydrogenase dimerization domain-containing protein, with protein sequence MTEFTLPDAVDFGISAPVSDTWPDHEQVVFCHDPASGLRAVIAIHSTVLGPSLGGTRFHPYAATADAVADVLALSKGMTYKASLAGLDLGGGKAVILGDPHRDKTPDLLRAYGRAVESLGGRYLTACDVGTYSVDMDIVAEESSFVTGRTVERGGAGDSSVLTAYGVFEGMRAAAEALWGEPTLAGRTVGVSGVGKVGHHLVTHLIEDGASVVVTDVWEPALERVRDEHPEVRVAGSTGELVNEQIDVYAPCALGGALDDDVVAALAHGGTKLVCGAANNQLAHPGIEKELEARGILYAPDYCVNSGGLIQVADELAGFDFERARLRTAGIFSTTQRVIERARLDGVPPAVAADRLAEQRIRDARGARATRQGRAQSRESEYSDQSS encoded by the coding sequence GTGACCGAGTTCACTCTCCCGGATGCCGTCGATTTCGGGATTTCAGCCCCGGTTTCCGATACCTGGCCCGACCATGAGCAAGTGGTCTTCTGCCACGATCCGGCAAGCGGTTTGCGGGCCGTCATCGCGATCCACTCGACCGTGCTCGGCCCCAGTCTCGGCGGCACGCGCTTCCATCCGTACGCCGCCACCGCGGACGCCGTGGCCGACGTCCTGGCGCTGTCGAAGGGCATGACCTACAAGGCCTCGCTGGCCGGACTCGACCTCGGCGGCGGCAAGGCCGTGATCCTCGGGGACCCCCACCGCGACAAGACCCCGGACCTGCTCCGGGCCTACGGCCGCGCCGTCGAGTCGCTCGGCGGGCGCTACCTGACCGCGTGCGACGTCGGCACCTACTCGGTCGACATGGACATCGTGGCGGAGGAGTCTTCCTTCGTCACCGGGCGGACGGTCGAGCGCGGCGGCGCGGGCGACAGCAGCGTCCTCACGGCGTACGGCGTGTTCGAGGGCATGCGAGCCGCGGCCGAGGCCCTGTGGGGTGAACCCACACTGGCCGGTCGCACCGTGGGCGTGAGCGGCGTCGGGAAGGTCGGGCACCACCTGGTGACCCACCTGATCGAGGACGGTGCCTCCGTGGTCGTCACCGACGTCTGGGAGCCCGCGCTCGAGCGTGTGCGCGACGAGCACCCCGAGGTCCGCGTCGCGGGCAGCACGGGTGAGCTGGTCAACGAGCAGATCGACGTCTATGCACCGTGCGCACTCGGCGGCGCGCTCGATGACGACGTGGTGGCCGCGCTCGCACACGGAGGCACGAAGCTCGTGTGCGGCGCCGCCAACAACCAGCTCGCGCACCCGGGCATCGAGAAGGAGCTCGAGGCGCGCGGCATCCTCTACGCGCCCGACTACTGCGTGAACTCCGGAGGCCTGATCCAGGTCGCCGACGAGCTCGCTGGTTTCGACTTCGAGCGTGCCCGGCTACGGACAGCGGGCATCTTCTCGACGACCCAACGGGTCATCGAGCGGGCACGCCTCGACGGCGTGCCTCCCGCAGTTGCTGCAGACCGCCTTGCCGAGCAGCGGATCCGCGACGCCAGAGGCGCGCGGGCAACCCGGCAGGGCCGGGCTCAGTCGCGCGAGTCGGAGTACTCGGACCAGTCGTCGTAG
- a CDS encoding DUF3073 domain-containing protein produces the protein MGRGRAKAKQTKVARDLKYRTHETDFGALANELHTQTGSSQPTVAPPAPEDDYDDWSEYSDSRD, from the coding sequence ATGGGACGCGGCCGAGCCAAGGCAAAGCAGACGAAGGTCGCACGCGACCTGAAGTACCGGACTCACGAGACGGACTTCGGCGCGCTGGCCAATGAGCTGCACACACAGACCGGCAGCAGTCAGCCGACGGTGGCCCCTCCGGCCCCCGAGGACGACTACGACGACTGGTCCGAGTACTCCGACTCGCGCGACTGA
- the purM gene encoding phosphoribosylformylglycinamidine cyclo-ligase, translated as MTETPNAYAEAGVDIEAADRAIELMKGWVEKSRRPEMIGGLGGFAGLFDVSALKNYEHPLLATSTDGVGTKVDIARRMDKHDTIGFDLVGMVVDDLVVCGAEPLFMTDYIATGKVVPERIAAIVKGIAEACVEAGCALVGGETAEHPGLLAPDEYDVAGATTGVVEKSRLLGAHKVEAGDVVIAMKASGLHSNGYSLVRHVFFNKAGWDLDRQVDELGSSLGEELLVPTRIYAKACLALADATGTHAMSHITGGGLAANLARVMPKELSATLDRATWTPQPIFDLVRKVGAVPQPDLEATLNLGVGMVALTPADDVDTAIATLAGFGIEAWVAGEVTPGDGSVTLTGQHAGW; from the coding sequence GTGACCGAGACCCCGAACGCCTACGCCGAGGCCGGCGTCGACATCGAGGCGGCTGACCGCGCCATCGAGCTGATGAAGGGCTGGGTCGAGAAGTCCCGCCGCCCCGAGATGATCGGCGGCCTGGGTGGCTTCGCGGGTCTCTTCGACGTCTCTGCTCTCAAGAACTACGAGCACCCGCTGCTCGCGACCTCCACCGACGGCGTCGGCACCAAGGTCGACATCGCGCGCAGGATGGACAAGCACGACACCATCGGCTTCGACCTCGTCGGCATGGTCGTCGACGACCTGGTCGTCTGTGGCGCCGAGCCGCTCTTCATGACCGACTACATCGCCACCGGCAAGGTCGTCCCCGAGCGCATCGCCGCGATCGTCAAGGGCATCGCCGAGGCGTGCGTCGAGGCCGGCTGTGCGCTGGTCGGCGGCGAGACCGCGGAGCACCCCGGCCTCCTGGCCCCCGACGAGTACGACGTGGCCGGCGCGACGACCGGTGTCGTCGAGAAGTCGCGACTGCTCGGCGCCCACAAGGTCGAGGCGGGCGACGTCGTCATCGCGATGAAGGCGAGCGGCCTGCACTCCAACGGCTACTCGCTCGTGCGCCACGTCTTCTTCAACAAGGCCGGCTGGGACCTCGACCGTCAGGTCGACGAGCTCGGTTCGAGTCTCGGCGAGGAGCTGCTGGTCCCGACGCGGATCTACGCCAAGGCCTGCCTCGCGCTCGCTGACGCGACCGGCACCCACGCGATGTCCCACATCACCGGCGGCGGTCTTGCTGCCAACCTCGCCCGCGTGATGCCCAAGGAGCTCTCCGCCACCCTCGACCGGGCGACGTGGACCCCGCAGCCGATCTTCGACCTGGTCCGCAAGGTCGGCGCGGTCCCGCAGCCCGACCTGGAGGCCACGCTCAACCTGGGCGTCGGCATGGTCGCGCTCACGCCGGCTGACGACGTCGACACCGCGATCGCCACCCTCGCCGGCTTCGGCATCGAGGCCTGGGTCGCCGGCGAGGTCACCCCGGGCGACGGTTCGGTGACCCTGACGGGCCAGCACGCAGGCTGGTGA
- the purF gene encoding amidophosphoribosyltransferase, with the protein MSHTSARKGGDGRLTAALDPQDQGPQDACGVFGVWAPGEDVAKLTYYGIYALQHRGQESAGIAVSNGKQILVYKDMGLVSQVFDESTLESLKGHLAIGHARYSTTGASTWHNAQPTFHPTPNGSIALAHNGNLTNTADLAGMVDEITELDGRLPLDVRGPEGATNDTSVLTALLALHRDSSVEDKAMELLPQVHGAYSLVWMDENTLYAARDPQGIRPLVLGRLERGWVIASETAALDIVGASYVREVEPGEMIIVDADGLRSRTFAEPAPKGCLFEFVYLARPDTIISNKRVHSVRVEIGRRLAQAFPADADLVIPVPESGTPSAIGYAEESGIPYGVGLVKNSYVGRTFIQPSQTIRQLGIRLKLNPLRDVIEGKRLVVVDDSIVRGNTQRALVRMLREAGAKEVHVRISSPPVKWPCFYGIDFATRAELIANGLTTDEICTSIGADSLGYISLEDLVEATTVPMDHLCRACFDGVYPVALPDPERRGKNLLEIQNDPCCVVDPLDTPDGVGLASVAGGGAADALDRP; encoded by the coding sequence GTGTCCCACACCAGCGCGCGCAAGGGGGGCGACGGCCGACTGACCGCGGCCCTCGATCCTCAGGATCAGGGACCCCAGGACGCCTGTGGTGTCTTCGGTGTCTGGGCCCCCGGCGAGGACGTCGCCAAGCTGACCTACTACGGCATCTACGCGCTGCAGCACCGCGGCCAGGAGTCTGCCGGCATCGCGGTCAGCAACGGCAAGCAGATCCTGGTCTACAAGGACATGGGCCTGGTCTCCCAGGTCTTCGACGAGTCGACGCTCGAGTCCCTCAAGGGCCACCTCGCGATCGGCCACGCCCGCTACTCCACCACCGGCGCGAGCACCTGGCACAACGCGCAGCCGACGTTCCACCCGACGCCCAACGGCTCGATCGCGCTGGCGCACAACGGCAACCTGACCAACACCGCCGACCTGGCCGGCATGGTCGACGAGATCACCGAGCTCGACGGGCGCCTGCCGCTCGACGTGCGCGGTCCCGAGGGCGCCACCAACGACACCTCCGTCCTGACCGCCCTGCTGGCGCTGCACCGCGACAGCAGCGTCGAGGACAAGGCGATGGAGCTGCTGCCCCAGGTCCACGGCGCCTACTCGCTGGTCTGGATGGACGAGAACACCCTCTACGCCGCGCGTGACCCCCAGGGCATCCGCCCGCTGGTCCTCGGCCGCCTCGAGCGCGGCTGGGTCATCGCCAGCGAGACCGCCGCCCTCGACATCGTCGGCGCCTCCTACGTCCGCGAGGTCGAGCCGGGCGAGATGATCATCGTCGACGCCGACGGCCTGCGCTCGCGCACCTTCGCCGAGCCGGCGCCCAAGGGCTGCCTGTTCGAGTTCGTCTACCTCGCGCGCCCCGACACGATCATCTCCAACAAGCGGGTCCACAGCGTCCGCGTGGAGATCGGCCGTCGTCTGGCGCAGGCCTTCCCGGCTGATGCCGACCTGGTCATCCCGGTCCCGGAGTCCGGCACCCCGTCGGCCATCGGCTACGCCGAGGAGTCCGGGATCCCCTACGGCGTGGGCCTGGTCAAGAACTCCTACGTCGGACGCACCTTCATCCAGCCCAGCCAGACGATCCGCCAGCTCGGCATCCGGCTCAAGCTGAACCCGCTCCGCGACGTCATCGAGGGCAAGCGCCTCGTCGTCGTCGACGACTCGATCGTCCGCGGCAACACCCAGCGCGCGCTGGTGCGGATGCTGCGCGAGGCCGGCGCCAAGGAGGTCCACGTCCGGATCTCCAGCCCGCCGGTGAAGTGGCCGTGCTTCTACGGCATCGACTTCGCCACGCGCGCGGAGCTGATCGCCAACGGCCTGACCACCGACGAGATCTGCACCTCGATCGGCGCCGACTCGCTGGGTTACATCTCGCTCGAGGACCTGGTCGAAGCGACCACGGTGCCGATGGACCACCTGTGCCGGGCCTGCTTCGACGGCGTCTACCCGGTGGCACTGCCCGACCCGGAGCGGCGGGGCAAGAACCTCCTCGAGATCCAGAACGACCCCTGCTGCGTGGTCGACCCGCTCGACACCCCTGATGGTGTCGGGCTGGCCTCTGTTGCCGGTGGCGGAGCCGCCGACGCGCTCGACCGCCCCTGA
- a CDS encoding dipeptidase, with the protein MPVESARAKIQELLPQLRSDLEDLVRIQSVSADPARAAEVERSAAATQALFDAEGFSTQIIRAYDGAPPAVIGEKLGPAGAPTVLLYAHHDVQPENDHREWDSHPWTPTERGDRLYGRGAADDKAGIVAHLAAVRALGDDLPVTVKLFIEGEEEVGSETLPELLDSHRAELSADVIVIADSGNWDIGVPALTTSLRGLVRVDVEVRTLDHAVHSGMWGGLVPDALVALSRLIASLHDDVGNVAVAGLHAGPAADVDYPEERLRAESGAVAGIQWIGDGSAVERLWTRPALSITGLDAPKVDGASNTLVPSARAKISMRIAPGDTTANALACLERHLAEHTPWGAELTVTLVDAGEATQIEADGPAYDAARAAFRDAWGGTEPVDMGVGGSIPFIAEFLGAFPNASVLVTGVEDPDTRAHGPNEGLHLAEFERVCVAETLLLEYLGRDQN; encoded by the coding sequence ATGCCCGTCGAGTCAGCCCGCGCCAAGATCCAGGAGCTGCTTCCGCAGCTCCGCTCCGACCTCGAGGACCTGGTCCGGATCCAGTCGGTCAGCGCCGATCCGGCCCGTGCGGCCGAGGTTGAGCGAAGCGCCGCGGCGACCCAGGCCCTCTTCGACGCGGAGGGGTTCAGCACCCAGATCATCCGCGCCTACGACGGTGCTCCGCCGGCGGTCATCGGTGAGAAGCTCGGCCCCGCGGGCGCGCCGACGGTGCTGCTCTACGCGCACCACGACGTGCAGCCCGAGAACGACCACCGTGAGTGGGACTCCCACCCGTGGACCCCGACCGAGCGTGGGGACCGCCTCTACGGGCGCGGCGCGGCGGACGACAAGGCCGGCATCGTGGCGCACCTGGCCGCGGTCCGTGCCCTCGGCGACGACCTGCCCGTGACGGTGAAGCTCTTCATCGAGGGCGAGGAGGAGGTCGGCTCGGAGACGTTGCCCGAGCTCCTCGACTCCCACCGCGCGGAGCTCTCCGCCGACGTCATCGTGATCGCGGACTCCGGCAACTGGGACATCGGTGTGCCGGCGCTGACCACCAGCCTCCGTGGTCTGGTCCGGGTCGATGTCGAGGTGCGCACGCTCGACCACGCCGTCCACTCGGGCATGTGGGGCGGGCTCGTCCCGGATGCCCTGGTCGCGCTGAGCCGCCTCATCGCCAGCCTGCACGATGACGTCGGCAACGTCGCGGTCGCCGGCCTGCACGCGGGGCCGGCTGCCGACGTCGACTACCCGGAGGAGCGACTGCGTGCCGAGTCCGGCGCGGTGGCCGGGATCCAGTGGATCGGCGACGGCTCCGCGGTCGAGCGGCTGTGGACCAGGCCGGCCCTCAGCATCACCGGCCTCGACGCCCCGAAGGTCGACGGCGCGAGCAACACCCTCGTCCCGTCCGCGCGCGCAAAGATCTCGATGCGCATCGCCCCCGGCGACACGACGGCCAACGCGCTGGCCTGTCTCGAGCGCCACCTCGCCGAGCACACGCCGTGGGGTGCCGAGCTCACCGTCACGCTCGTCGATGCCGGCGAGGCCACGCAGATCGAGGCCGACGGCCCGGCGTACGACGCTGCGCGGGCCGCGTTCCGCGACGCCTGGGGCGGCACGGAGCCGGTCGACATGGGTGTCGGTGGCTCCATCCCCTTCATCGCGGAGTTCCTCGGTGCGTTTCCGAACGCGAGCGTCCTGGTGACCGGTGTCGAGGATCCCGACACCCGCGCGCACGGGCCCAACGAGGGTCTCCACCTGGCCGAGTTCGAGCGCGTGTGTGTCGCCGAGACCCTGTTGCTGGAGTACCTCGGCCGCGACCAGAACTGA
- a CDS encoding sterol carrier family protein, with product MPRRLTPAPADQLAAARTAYDAGSATPADLRLLVKHHLAVLQERAPGNSVEVRIPPYAAIQCIAGVRHTRGTPPAVIETDAETWLALATGRLAWADGLGSGRVRASGERTDLASYLPL from the coding sequence GTGCCCCGCCGACTGACGCCCGCCCCTGCTGACCAGCTCGCGGCAGCCCGCACGGCGTACGACGCGGGGTCGGCCACGCCGGCCGACCTGCGACTGCTCGTGAAGCACCACCTCGCGGTGCTGCAGGAGAGGGCGCCCGGCAACTCCGTCGAGGTGCGCATCCCGCCCTATGCCGCGATCCAGTGCATCGCGGGCGTCCGTCACACGCGGGGCACGCCGCCTGCCGTGATCGAGACCGACGCAGAGACGTGGCTGGCGCTGGCGACGGGCCGGCTCGCCTGGGCTGACGGACTGGGCAGCGGGCGTGTGAGAGCCAGTGGCGAGCGCACCGACCTGGCGTCGTACCTCCCGTTGTAG
- the arfB gene encoding alternative ribosome rescue aminoacyl-tRNA hydrolase ArfB: MPEDLVVTRSFVVPDGELGERFSRSSGPGGQGVNTADSRVELSFDVARSTAVPEHLRARLLERLGPRLVDGVLTLAASEYRSQLANRRAARDRLAQLLREAAAPPPAKRRPTRPTRGSKERRLAGKKQRGEIKRGRSGNFD, translated from the coding sequence GTGCCCGAGGATCTCGTCGTGACCCGCAGCTTCGTCGTCCCGGACGGCGAGCTCGGTGAGCGCTTCTCCCGCTCGTCGGGTCCCGGCGGCCAGGGCGTCAACACCGCCGACAGCCGCGTGGAGCTCTCGTTCGACGTCGCCCGGTCGACGGCTGTGCCCGAGCACCTGCGGGCCAGGCTGCTGGAGCGCCTCGGCCCCCGGCTCGTCGACGGCGTGCTCACGCTGGCCGCGAGTGAGTACCGCTCCCAGCTGGCCAACCGCCGCGCCGCCCGCGATCGCCTGGCCCAGCTGCTCCGTGAAGCGGCCGCGCCACCGCCGGCGAAGCGTCGCCCCACAAGGCCGACCCGCGGTTCCAAGGAGCGCCGGCTCGCCGGCAAGAAGCAGCGCGGAGAGATCAAGCGCGGCCGCAGCGGCAACTTCGACTGA
- a CDS encoding M28 family metallopeptidase has product MSISTHLGVGRRRNGITVLSAGIALLATSAVATTATAAPTATGADRTNTTSKTLRSAVTPAGVMEHLNALDAIGAANGGTRASGTPGYAASRDYVVAQLEAAGYEPTVQAFDFPFYRQLSPATFEQVAPSPATYAEGTDFASMTYSGSGDVTATVQGVDLNLGDLAASTSGCEDADFAGFTAGNIALVRRGTCTFGEKVVNAQEAGAAAVVVMNQGTAGRTDAFAGTLGAPVATVPAYGTSFAIGQALAVDGAVAHVAIETESETRTTWNVFAETAGGDAENVVMTGAHLDSVVPGPGINDNGSGSAAILEVAQQMAKVKPKNKVRFAWWGAEELGLLGSEHYVADLEANAPSSLEDIALYLNFDMVGSPNYALFVYDGDNSKFPVGPSAAEGPEGSGAIEKLFHDYFAGEGTPSAETPFSGRSDYGPFIAVGIPAGGLFTGAEGVKTAEEAALFGGTAGVAYDACYHQACDTIANVNVDAIDHNSDAIAHAILTYGMSTQAVNGGKGRPVGPPSPDGVPSGSGTSEGGGLHADHDHELPLS; this is encoded by the coding sequence GTGAGCATCTCAACCCACCTCGGGGTGGGCCGCCGCCGGAACGGCATCACCGTTCTCAGCGCTGGCATCGCCCTGCTCGCCACCTCTGCTGTCGCCACCACCGCCACCGCGGCTCCGACAGCCACCGGGGCCGATCGCACCAACACCACCTCCAAGACCCTCCGGTCCGCCGTCACTCCCGCAGGCGTGATGGAGCACCTCAACGCACTCGATGCCATCGGCGCGGCCAACGGAGGCACCCGCGCCTCGGGCACACCCGGCTACGCCGCCTCGCGGGACTATGTGGTCGCACAGCTGGAAGCGGCCGGCTACGAGCCGACGGTCCAGGCGTTCGACTTCCCGTTCTACCGCCAGCTCTCACCCGCCACCTTCGAGCAGGTCGCGCCCAGCCCGGCGACGTACGCCGAGGGCACGGACTTCGCGTCCATGACCTACTCCGGATCCGGTGACGTCACGGCGACCGTGCAGGGCGTCGACCTGAACCTCGGCGACCTGGCTGCCTCCACCAGCGGTTGCGAGGACGCCGACTTCGCCGGGTTCACCGCGGGCAACATCGCGCTGGTCCGTCGCGGCACCTGCACGTTCGGCGAGAAGGTCGTCAATGCGCAGGAGGCCGGAGCTGCGGCGGTCGTCGTGATGAACCAGGGCACCGCGGGCCGCACCGATGCGTTCGCCGGCACCCTGGGCGCACCCGTCGCCACCGTCCCGGCGTACGGCACGAGCTTCGCGATCGGCCAGGCACTGGCCGTCGACGGCGCCGTCGCCCACGTGGCGATCGAGACCGAGTCCGAGACCCGCACGACCTGGAACGTGTTCGCAGAGACCGCGGGTGGCGATGCCGAGAACGTCGTCATGACCGGCGCCCACCTCGACAGCGTGGTGCCCGGACCGGGCATCAACGACAACGGCAGCGGCTCCGCTGCGATCCTCGAGGTCGCCCAGCAGATGGCCAAGGTCAAGCCGAAGAACAAGGTGCGGTTCGCGTGGTGGGGCGCGGAGGAGCTCGGCCTGCTCGGCTCCGAGCACTACGTCGCCGACCTCGAGGCCAACGCGCCGTCCTCGCTCGAGGACATTGCCCTCTACCTGAACTTCGACATGGTCGGCTCGCCGAACTACGCGCTCTTCGTCTACGACGGCGACAACTCGAAGTTCCCCGTCGGCCCGAGTGCCGCCGAAGGCCCCGAGGGCTCGGGCGCGATCGAGAAGCTGTTCCACGACTACTTCGCCGGCGAGGGCACGCCCTCCGCGGAGACGCCGTTCAGCGGTCGCAGTGACTACGGACCGTTCATCGCCGTCGGCATCCCGGCCGGTGGCCTGTTCACCGGCGCCGAGGGCGTCAAGACGGCGGAGGAGGCCGCGCTGTTCGGCGGCACGGCCGGTGTCGCCTACGACGCCTGCTACCACCAGGCCTGCGACACCATCGCCAACGTCAACGTGGACGCGATCGACCACAACTCCGACGCGATCGCGCACGCCATCCTGACCTACGGGATGAGCACGCAGGCGGTCAACGGCGGCAAGGGTCGTCCGGTCGGCCCGCCGTCACCGGACGGCGTACCGAGCGGCAGCGGCACGAGCGAGGGCGGCGGTCTGCACGCCGACCACGACCACGAGCTGCCGTTGTCCTGA
- the purL gene encoding phosphoribosylformylglycinamidine synthase subunit PurL: MPETRASNLDTVDVATSDPTREQPWADLGLKEDEYARIREILGRRPTSSELAMYSVMWSEHCSYKSSKVHLKQFGELAQETPRGPMLAGIGENAGVLDIGQGYAVSFKVESHNHPSYVEPYQGAATGIGGIVRDIIAMGARPIAVMDPLRFGPLDADDTHRVLPGIVSGVGGYGNCLGLPNIGGEAVFDETYLGNPLVNALAIGVMRHEDLHLANATGKGNLVILYGARTGGDGIGGVSILASETFEDSGPAKRPAVQVGDPFMEKLLIECTLELFAAHVVAGIQDLGGAGLSCATSELASAGDGGMHVHLDKVPLRDSTLSPEEILMSESQERMMAVVEPANVEAFMAICAKWDVEAAVIGEVTDTGRLEIDWHGQRVVDVPPGSVAHDGPVYNRPFARPDWQDALQADAAEKLPRPTTGAEFRSTLVQLAASPNLCDKSWITDQYDRYVRGNTVLSQPSDSGMIRIDESTNLGVSVSTDCNGRFAKLDPFAGAQLALVESYRNVATGGAQPLAVSDCLNFGSPEDPAVMWQFAEACTGLKEGCKELGTPVTGGNVSLYNQTGETAILPTPVVAVLGVIDDVTRRTPSAFEAEGLAVYLLGETREELSGSEWAHVVHQHLGGLPPKVDFAAEKALAALLLEGVGLLASAHDLSDGGLAQTLAESALKNNIGATVTLPGDPFLALFAESTARVLVTVPTGKVAELEALAGKHGVPLTALGTTGGEAIVVEGQFDLPIAELREAWTATLPAAMA; encoded by the coding sequence TACGCCCGGATCCGCGAGATCCTCGGGCGCCGTCCCACCAGCTCCGAGCTGGCGATGTACTCGGTGATGTGGTCGGAGCACTGCTCCTACAAGTCCTCCAAGGTGCACCTCAAGCAGTTCGGTGAGCTCGCGCAGGAGACGCCGCGCGGCCCGATGCTCGCGGGCATCGGTGAGAACGCCGGCGTGCTCGACATCGGCCAGGGCTACGCGGTCAGCTTCAAGGTCGAGTCGCACAACCACCCGTCGTACGTCGAGCCCTACCAGGGCGCCGCGACCGGCATCGGCGGCATCGTCCGCGACATCATCGCGATGGGCGCCCGCCCGATCGCGGTCATGGACCCGCTGCGCTTCGGCCCGCTCGATGCCGACGACACCCACCGCGTGCTGCCCGGCATCGTCTCCGGCGTCGGTGGCTACGGCAACTGCCTCGGCCTGCCCAACATCGGCGGCGAGGCCGTCTTCGACGAGACCTACCTCGGCAACCCGCTGGTCAACGCCCTCGCGATCGGCGTCATGCGCCACGAGGACCTCCACCTGGCCAACGCCACGGGCAAGGGCAACCTCGTCATCCTGTACGGCGCGCGCACCGGCGGCGACGGCATCGGCGGCGTCTCGATCCTGGCGAGCGAGACGTTCGAGGACTCCGGCCCGGCCAAGCGCCCGGCCGTCCAGGTCGGCGACCCGTTCATGGAGAAGCTGCTCATCGAGTGCACCCTCGAGCTCTTCGCGGCCCACGTGGTCGCGGGCATCCAGGATCTCGGCGGCGCCGGTCTCTCCTGTGCCACCTCCGAGCTCGCTTCTGCCGGTGACGGCGGCATGCACGTCCACCTCGACAAGGTGCCGCTGCGCGACTCGACGCTCTCTCCCGAGGAGATCCTCATGAGCGAGTCGCAGGAGCGCATGATGGCGGTCGTCGAGCCCGCAAACGTCGAAGCCTTCATGGCGATCTGCGCCAAGTGGGACGTCGAGGCCGCTGTGATCGGCGAGGTCACCGACACGGGTCGCCTCGAGATCGACTGGCACGGACAGCGCGTCGTCGACGTGCCGCCGGGATCGGTCGCGCACGACGGCCCGGTCTACAACCGCCCGTTCGCCCGCCCGGACTGGCAGGACGCGCTCCAGGCCGACGCGGCCGAGAAGCTCCCGCGCCCGACCACCGGCGCGGAGTTCCGCTCGACCCTCGTCCAGCTCGCCGCATCCCCGAACCTGTGCGACAAGTCGTGGATCACCGACCAGTACGACCGCTACGTCCGCGGCAACACGGTCCTCTCGCAGCCGTCCGACTCGGGCATGATCCGCATCGACGAGTCCACCAACCTCGGCGTCTCGGTCTCGACCGACTGCAACGGCCGCTTCGCCAAGCTGGACCCGTTCGCGGGTGCGCAGCTGGCGCTGGTCGAGTCCTACCGCAACGTCGCGACCGGTGGCGCGCAGCCGCTGGCCGTCTCCGACTGCCTCAACTTCGGCTCGCCCGAGGACCCGGCCGTCATGTGGCAGTTCGCGGAGGCCTGCACGGGCCTCAAGGAGGGCTGCAAGGAGCTCGGCACCCCGGTCACCGGCGGCAACGTGTCGCTCTACAACCAGACCGGCGAGACCGCGATCCTGCCGACCCCGGTGGTCGCCGTCCTCGGTGTCATCGACGACGTCACCCGCCGCACGCCCAGTGCGTTCGAGGCCGAGGGTCTGGCCGTCTACCTCCTCGGCGAGACCCGCGAGGAGCTCTCGGGCTCGGAGTGGGCGCACGTCGTCCACCAGCACCTCGGTGGCCTGCCGCCGAAGGTCGACTTCGCTGCCGAGAAGGCGCTCGCTGCGCTGCTCCTCGAGGGCGTCGGCCTGCTGGCCTCGGCACACGACCTCTCCGACGGCGGCCTGGCGCAGACGCTGGCCGAGTCGGCGCTGAAGAACAACATCGGCGCCACGGTGACGCTCCCGGGCGACCCGTTCCTCGCGCTCTTCGCCGAGTCGACCGCCCGCGTGCTGGTCACCGTCCCCACCGGCAAGGTCGCTGAGCTCGAGGCGCTGGCCGGCAAGCACGGCGTACCCCTCACCGCGCTCGGCACCACCGGCGGCGAGGCGATCGTGGTCGAGGGCCAGTTCGACCTGCCGATCGCCGAGCTGCGCGAGGCGTGGACCGCCACGCTCCCCGCCGCCATGGCCTGA